The following are encoded in a window of Candidatus Microthrix parvicella Bio17-1 genomic DNA:
- a CDS encoding ABC transporter ATP-binding protein has translation MSERSSAEPPAAELQTDPPPVAEPQTDAALVPERGLDGAGLARSGLTLVSRFARMEPWPFSLALFGGTAWAATVVGSTVVIGMVNDRVIVPVLAGETPRSAALWAALALLVVGVLRGGSVVLRRWYGSVTEARVQAELRRQVADRVLAMPLSEHRKRPTGQLLAVADSDVTFSTWALMPVPLTFGLVALLVFSIISLLIADWTFALIAAVLFPLLVGVSRWFSSRMVEPATRSQEQVARVSAIAHESFEGALVVKTLGREAEESDRFNGAAGALRTQRLRLARLSSSYHPLVDALPLLGMVALIAVGAYRVRAGAVTSGEVLAAVTLFGWLNFPVRVAGFLFESLPRSLVSMGRIESLLDVDDGVDASPAEAVDERRHDRLPPEAPSVSFDSVRFGFEPGVDVLTDVNLRIEPGEVMAVVGATGAGKSTLCELLVRLDEPTAGHIELGGVALGELTPSELRSTVALVFQESFLFATSLRDNVALGRHLDDHELWEVLERARARRFVEQLPGGLDTVMGERGVTLSGGQRQRVALARALVRRPRVLVLDDATSAVDPVVEAEILGGLRDGSGRHESSGMTVLVVAHRLSTIAMADRIAFLESGRVTAVGTHGQLLEHPGYEALVTAYERDDVAGAASSIGATG, from the coding sequence ATGAGCGAGCGGTCGTCGGCCGAACCGCCGGCGGCCGAATTGCAGACAGATCCGCCGCCGGTAGCTGAACCGCAGACAGACGCGGCGTTGGTGCCTGAGCGGGGTCTTGATGGCGCCGGCCTGGCGCGGTCGGGCCTCACGCTGGTGAGTCGATTTGCGCGCATGGAGCCGTGGCCCTTTTCGCTGGCTCTGTTCGGCGGTACCGCGTGGGCGGCCACCGTGGTGGGCTCCACCGTGGTGATCGGCATGGTCAACGACAGGGTCATCGTCCCGGTGCTTGCGGGGGAGACCCCTCGGAGCGCAGCGCTCTGGGCCGCCCTGGCGCTGTTGGTGGTTGGCGTGCTGCGGGGCGGTTCGGTGGTGTTGCGCCGCTGGTACGGGTCGGTCACCGAGGCACGGGTGCAGGCCGAACTGCGTCGTCAGGTGGCCGACCGGGTGCTTGCGATGCCACTTTCGGAGCATCGCAAGCGGCCCACCGGCCAACTGCTGGCGGTGGCCGACAGCGACGTCACCTTCTCCACCTGGGCGCTCATGCCGGTACCGCTCACCTTCGGGCTGGTGGCGCTGCTGGTGTTCTCGATCATCAGCCTTTTGATCGCCGACTGGACCTTCGCGCTGATCGCCGCCGTGCTGTTTCCGCTGCTCGTCGGGGTCAGTCGGTGGTTCTCGTCCCGCATGGTTGAACCGGCGACCCGCTCTCAGGAGCAGGTGGCGCGGGTGTCGGCCATTGCCCATGAGAGCTTCGAGGGTGCCCTGGTCGTCAAGACGCTGGGGCGCGAGGCGGAGGAGTCCGATCGTTTCAACGGTGCGGCGGGCGCCCTGCGAACCCAGCGCCTTCGTCTGGCCCGCCTCTCATCGTCCTATCACCCCCTGGTGGACGCGTTGCCGCTGCTGGGCATGGTGGCGCTGATCGCCGTAGGTGCGTATCGGGTCCGCGCCGGTGCGGTGACCTCGGGTGAGGTGCTGGCCGCTGTCACCTTGTTTGGATGGCTCAACTTCCCGGTTCGGGTGGCGGGGTTCCTGTTCGAATCTTTGCCCCGTTCGCTGGTGTCGATGGGGCGCATCGAGTCGCTCCTGGACGTCGACGATGGCGTTGACGCGTCGCCTGCCGAAGCTGTGGATGAGCGTCGACATGACCGGCTTCCTCCGGAGGCGCCATCGGTGAGCTTCGATTCGGTGAGGTTCGGATTTGAGCCGGGCGTCGACGTGCTCACCGACGTCAACCTTCGCATCGAACCCGGCGAGGTGATGGCGGTGGTGGGCGCCACCGGGGCGGGCAAGTCCACGCTGTGCGAGCTGCTGGTGCGGCTCGACGAACCCACGGCGGGGCACATCGAGTTGGGTGGTGTCGCCCTGGGGGAGCTGACCCCCTCCGAGTTGCGCTCAACGGTTGCCCTGGTGTTTCAGGAGAGCTTTTTGTTTGCCACCTCGCTGCGCGACAACGTGGCGCTGGGGCGTCACCTCGACGACCACGAGTTGTGGGAGGTGCTTGAACGCGCACGGGCGCGCCGCTTCGTCGAACAGCTGCCCGGCGGCCTCGACACCGTGATGGGCGAACGGGGCGTAACCCTGAGTGGCGGTCAGCGCCAGCGCGTCGCCCTGGCTCGGGCACTCGTGCGTCGCCCTCGGGTGCTGGTGCTCGATGACGCAACGTCGGCGGTCGATCCGGTGGTGGAGGCCGAGATCCTGGGCGGCCTGCGCGACGGCTCCGGTCGGCACGAGTCCTCTGGCATGACCGTGCTTGTGGTGGCCCACCGTTTGTCCACTATTGCAATGGCCGACCGGATCGCGTTTCTGGAAAGCGGAAGGGTGACGGCTGTTGGGACTCATGGGCAGCTCCTTGAACACCCCGGCTATGAAGCGCTGGTGACCGCGTACGAGCGGGACGATGTCGCCGGCGCGGCGAGCAGCATTGGTGCAACGGGATGA
- a CDS encoding aldehyde dehydrogenase family protein: MKIHEKFYIGGEWVVPAGTATEDVINSATEEVIGRVPMGSAEDVDRAVAAARRAFPSWSTTSLDVRAKYLRDIGAALTARYDEVVDTITAEVGSPKAFAQMVQAGLAVGDWNSYADQIEAFEWEKELGNSLVVREPIGLVAAITPWNYPLYLIVCKVAPALAAGCTVVLKPSEVTPLNAYLLAEVLDEVGLPAGVFNMVIGNGPDVGGAMTAHPDVDMVSFTGSGRAGKEVSKSAADTVKRVELELGGKSANIVLDDADPSTIAFGSVFACMLNSGQTCSALTRLLVPAAMHDEIVDAVVAEVAQAKLVDPAADEPDLFHAFGPLVSAAQRDRVREYIQKGIDEGADLVIGGPEQPEEHPRGFYVKPTVFANVDPNSTIAQEEIFGPVLAVIPYEDEDDAIRIANSTIYGLAGGVQSADPERAKAVARRMRTGQVDINGGAFNATAPFGGYGQSGNGRERGEWGIDGYLETKSIQL; this comes from the coding sequence ATGAAGATTCACGAGAAGTTTTACATCGGGGGCGAGTGGGTGGTTCCAGCCGGTACCGCCACCGAAGACGTCATCAACTCGGCGACCGAAGAGGTCATCGGTCGGGTGCCGATGGGCTCGGCCGAGGACGTCGACCGTGCCGTGGCCGCCGCCCGCCGCGCGTTTCCCTCCTGGTCCACCACCTCACTGGACGTGCGGGCAAAATATCTGCGTGACATCGGCGCGGCGCTCACCGCGCGTTACGACGAGGTGGTCGACACCATCACGGCGGAGGTGGGGTCACCCAAGGCCTTCGCCCAGATGGTGCAGGCCGGCCTGGCCGTCGGTGACTGGAACAGCTACGCCGACCAGATCGAGGCGTTCGAGTGGGAAAAAGAGTTGGGCAACTCACTGGTGGTCCGCGAGCCGATCGGCCTCGTTGCGGCCATCACCCCGTGGAACTACCCGCTGTACCTGATCGTCTGCAAGGTGGCCCCGGCGCTGGCCGCCGGGTGCACGGTGGTGCTGAAGCCCTCCGAGGTGACGCCGCTCAACGCCTATCTGCTGGCCGAGGTTCTCGATGAGGTGGGCCTGCCCGCCGGTGTCTTCAACATGGTCATCGGCAACGGCCCCGACGTGGGCGGTGCCATGACAGCGCACCCCGACGTCGACATGGTCAGCTTCACCGGCTCGGGTCGGGCGGGCAAAGAGGTTTCCAAGTCGGCCGCCGACACGGTCAAGCGGGTTGAGTTGGAACTGGGCGGCAAGTCGGCCAACATCGTGCTCGACGACGCCGACCCGTCCACCATCGCCTTCGGTTCGGTGTTCGCATGCATGCTCAACTCGGGCCAGACCTGCTCGGCGCTCACCCGCCTGCTGGTGCCCGCAGCAATGCATGACGAGATCGTCGACGCCGTGGTGGCCGAGGTGGCCCAGGCCAAGCTGGTCGATCCGGCAGCCGATGAGCCCGACCTGTTCCATGCGTTCGGCCCGCTCGTCTCCGCCGCTCAGCGCGACCGCGTGCGTGAGTACATCCAAAAGGGCATCGACGAGGGCGCCGACCTGGTGATCGGCGGCCCCGAGCAGCCCGAGGAGCACCCCCGCGGCTTCTACGTGAAGCCCACGGTGTTTGCCAACGTCGACCCCAACAGCACCATCGCCCAGGAGGAAATTTTCGGGCCGGTGCTCGCGGTGATCCCCTACGAGGACGAGGACGACGCAATCCGCATCGCCAACAGCACCATTTACGGTCTGGCCGGCGGTGTGCAGAGCGCCGATCCGGAGCGGGCCAAGGCGGTTGCCCGACGCATGCGCACCGGCCAGGTGGATATCAACGGTGGGGCGTTCAACGCCACGGCGCCCTTCGGAGGTTACGGACAGTCCGGCAATGGTCGTGAGCGTGGGGAGTGGGGCATCGACGGCTACCTCGAGACCAAGTCGATTCAGCTGTGA
- a CDS encoding oxygenase MpaB family protein: protein MSAVMAAGVTPARALGWAATPLRNAVGAQLREAFDSNRFPQERYDEPAGDPGWFGPDSVTWWVHSDLSMIVGGFGSLMVQALHPLAMAGVAEHSDFKERPAERLSRTASFVAATTYGDSETAERLCRIVRRTHRRITGIAPDGRPYDANDPALLRWVHVAEVSMFAAANARYGRRVMTPAELDAYYDEMAVVAEALGATDLPRSSIEMADYFTDVQPELAGGDQAQDTLRFLANPPEGDPVTRSVSGMFSAAAWGILPTWAHRIYGRRGPGPTERAVVAASTQALLATLKAAAGDNPVLEQATRRARATRV from the coding sequence GTGAGTGCCGTGATGGCGGCCGGGGTGACACCCGCCCGGGCGCTGGGTTGGGCGGCGACGCCGCTGCGAAACGCCGTGGGTGCCCAGTTGCGGGAGGCGTTCGACTCCAACCGGTTTCCCCAGGAGCGTTACGACGAACCGGCCGGCGACCCGGGCTGGTTCGGCCCCGACAGCGTCACCTGGTGGGTTCACTCCGATCTGTCGATGATCGTCGGTGGGTTTGGCTCGTTGATGGTGCAGGCGCTGCATCCCTTGGCCATGGCCGGTGTGGCCGAGCACTCGGATTTCAAGGAGCGACCGGCCGAACGCCTGTCGCGCACCGCCAGCTTCGTGGCCGCCACCACCTACGGCGACTCCGAGACCGCCGAACGGTTGTGCAGGATCGTGCGTCGAACCCACCGGCGGATCACCGGGATTGCACCCGATGGGCGTCCCTACGACGCCAACGACCCGGCACTGTTGCGATGGGTGCATGTGGCCGAGGTGTCGATGTTTGCGGCGGCCAATGCCCGATACGGACGCCGGGTCATGACCCCGGCCGAGCTCGACGCCTATTACGACGAGATGGCCGTGGTCGCCGAGGCGTTGGGCGCCACCGACCTGCCCCGCAGCAGCATCGAGATGGCCGACTATTTCACCGACGTGCAGCCGGAGCTTGCGGGCGGTGATCAGGCACAGGACACGTTGCGATTTCTTGCCAACCCTCCGGAGGGCGACCCGGTGACCCGCAGCGTTTCCGGCATGTTCTCGGCCGCCGCCTGGGGAATACTGCCCACCTGGGCGCATCGAATCTACGGACGACGGGGGCCGGGCCCGACCGAGCGGGCGGTTGTGGCAGCTTCGACGCAGGCGCTGCTGGCAACGCTGAAGGCGGCCGCAGGAGACAATCCGGTGCTGGAGCAGGCCACCCGCCGCGCCCGTGCGACCCGCGTCTAG
- a CDS encoding DUF4262 domain-containing protein: protein MPDRHLDLRDKLAWMVETRGYAVEPVTQVDDPLDPRPGYTFSVGFEATWGHAEVGLWGLAPSAARGLIDLIAAQIAAGIELPVGVVFSGLLENELRSALLTVDVDVADERFPGAAVFYAQTPFRMQQFMWPDRAGLLPWEDGYDHRLRVAQPMIGHW from the coding sequence ATGCCTGATCGCCATCTGGATCTGCGTGACAAGCTGGCGTGGATGGTTGAGACCCGGGGCTACGCGGTCGAACCGGTCACGCAGGTGGATGACCCGCTCGATCCGCGTCCGGGCTACACGTTTTCGGTTGGCTTCGAGGCCACGTGGGGACATGCCGAGGTGGGGCTGTGGGGGCTGGCACCGTCGGCGGCTCGGGGTCTCATCGACCTGATCGCAGCGCAAATTGCTGCGGGAATCGAGTTGCCGGTGGGGGTGGTCTTCTCGGGCCTTTTGGAGAACGAACTTCGCTCGGCGTTGCTCACGGTCGACGTCGACGTGGCCGACGAACGGTTTCCGGGAGCGGCCGTGTTCTACGCCCAAACGCCGTTTCGAATGCAGCAGTTCATGTGGCCCGACCGTGCCGGGTTGTTGCCATGGGAGGACGGCTATGACCATCGGCTCCGTGTGGCACAGCCGATGATCGGGCATTGGTGA
- a CDS encoding methylenetetrahydrofolate reductase: MAPGTPHSSVPSRPDRSTSAHQDARIDDLLAEGPTLSLEFFPPKTDRGVANLLDTVDELEDLNPDFVSVTYGAGGSTRDRTRDLVVSANADRNYPVMAHLTCVGHTRSELAELLEDYAASGVRNILALAGDPPADGSPAGGDFTYATELVELIREVGDFSVGVAAHPETHPRSPDRASDRRHLADKLEVADFAITQFFFSASDYFEMVDELTALGVTTPIVPGVIPVTNPVSVARFADLAKAHRPHELWARYESVADDEAALMEVAVEAAANLAEELLAGGAPGVHLYALNRAEAPLGVGARLGWRIRPAVEATDG; encoded by the coding sequence ATGGCCCCTGGTACCCCACATTCTTCGGTTCCCTCCCGGCCCGATCGTTCGACCTCGGCTCATCAGGACGCTCGAATCGATGACCTCTTGGCCGAGGGTCCCACGTTGTCGCTGGAGTTCTTTCCCCCCAAGACCGACCGTGGGGTGGCAAACCTGCTGGACACCGTGGACGAGTTGGAGGACCTGAACCCCGATTTTGTTTCGGTCACCTACGGTGCGGGCGGCTCGACGCGGGACCGCACCCGCGATCTGGTGGTCAGCGCCAACGCCGACAGGAACTACCCCGTGATGGCCCATCTCACCTGCGTGGGGCATACCCGAAGCGAGCTCGCCGAGTTGCTGGAGGACTACGCCGCCAGCGGTGTACGAAACATTCTGGCGCTGGCGGGGGACCCGCCGGCCGACGGCAGCCCGGCAGGCGGCGACTTCACCTACGCAACCGAGTTGGTGGAGCTGATCCGGGAGGTCGGAGACTTTTCGGTTGGGGTCGCCGCCCACCCTGAGACCCATCCGCGCTCCCCTGATCGGGCGAGCGACCGTCGACACCTTGCCGACAAGCTCGAGGTGGCCGACTTTGCCATCACCCAGTTCTTCTTCAGCGCGTCGGACTACTTCGAGATGGTCGACGAGTTGACCGCGCTTGGCGTCACGACCCCGATCGTTCCCGGGGTCATCCCGGTGACCAACCCGGTCTCGGTCGCCCGGTTCGCCGACCTGGCGAAGGCGCATCGTCCCCACGAGCTCTGGGCCCGCTACGAATCGGTTGCCGATGACGAGGCCGCCCTCATGGAGGTTGCGGTCGAGGCTGCCGCCAATCTGGCCGAGGAACTGTTGGCCGGAGGCGCACCGGGCGTTCACCTGTATGCACTCAATCGTGCGGAGGCCCCGTTGGGGGTCGGCGCCCGTCTGGGTTGGCGCATCCGGCCGGCCGTGGAGGCGACGGACGGGTGA
- a CDS encoding tetrahydrofolate dehydrogenase/cyclohydrolase catalytic domain-containing protein: protein MTAKTLDGQALADRIKAELAVRVEQLARPGVLSEQGRPPGLGTVLVGDDGPSARYVAGKHQDCADVGMASVHRGMPMGTTQDELEAVIAEMNADDRVDAFILQYPVPAGLDFEAAMLAMSPAKDADGLHPVNLGKLVMGEEAPLPCTPNGILALLAEHGVELAGRHLVIVGRGLTIGRPLALLAALKREGANAAVTVVHTGVEDLGSFTRTADVIVAAAGAPGVITADMVRPGSAVVAAGVTMAGRKVVSDVADEVAEVAGWLSPRIGGVGPMTRAMLLVNTVEAAARSVGIAGPTSDG from the coding sequence ATGACTGCGAAGACATTGGACGGGCAGGCGTTGGCCGACCGGATCAAGGCCGAGTTGGCGGTCCGGGTGGAGCAACTTGCGCGCCCCGGCGTTTTGTCGGAGCAGGGTCGTCCTCCGGGGTTGGGCACCGTCCTTGTGGGCGACGACGGCCCCAGCGCCCGGTACGTGGCCGGTAAGCACCAGGATTGTGCCGACGTGGGCATGGCCTCGGTGCACCGAGGCATGCCGATGGGCACGACTCAGGACGAACTCGAGGCTGTCATCGCCGAGATGAACGCCGACGATCGGGTCGATGCGTTCATCCTGCAATACCCGGTTCCAGCGGGGCTCGACTTTGAAGCAGCGATGCTGGCCATGAGCCCGGCCAAGGACGCCGATGGGTTGCACCCGGTCAATCTGGGCAAACTGGTCATGGGGGAGGAGGCGCCCCTCCCGTGCACCCCCAACGGCATCCTCGCGCTGCTCGCCGAACATGGGGTCGAGCTCGCAGGCCGCCATCTGGTGATCGTTGGGCGAGGGCTGACCATCGGTCGGCCGCTGGCGCTCCTGGCCGCGCTGAAGCGTGAGGGCGCCAACGCTGCGGTCACCGTGGTGCACACCGGCGTGGAGGATCTCGGATCGTTCACTCGAACCGCCGACGTCATCGTGGCGGCCGCCGGTGCACCGGGCGTGATCACCGCCGACATGGTGCGGCCCGGTTCGGCGGTGGTGGCCGCCGGCGTCACGATGGCCGGCCGCAAAGTGGTCTCCGACGTCGCCGATGAGGTGGCGGAGGTGGCCGGTTGGCTGTCGCCCCGCATCGGTGGTGTGGGCCCCATGACCAGGGCCATGTTGTTGGTCAATACGGTCGAGGCTGCGGCCCGCTCCGTCGGCATCGCCGGCCCTACGAGCGACGGGTAG
- the purH gene encoding bifunctional phosphoribosylaminoimidazolecarboxamide formyltransferase/IMP cyclohydrolase, which produces MAERRRALLSTYDKTGVVDLAKVLVRAGWELLSSGGTAAVLAEAGITVQPLAELTGFGEMLSHRVVTLHPAVHGALLADRDDPTHLADLAEHGIEPIDLVVVNLYPFASDPGIELIDIGGPTMVRAAAKNHAHVGVLVDPSDYAGVVDEVEQTGELSVDTRRALAVRAFEVIADYDVQIAGWMRTGALQPEASASPANQEGEDVTDISALPERLTLAATRSAVLRYGENPHQVGARYRTGNGGCWDDAVQHQGKDLSYLNVYDADAAWRLVWSLGDGPAAVVIKHANPCGAAVADDLLTAYRRAHEGDPVSAFGGIVAVNRDLTGEVAEALSPVFTEVVVAPGYTPEAREILAKKKNLRLLETTAPTEPELQVRSISGGLLVQTTDQGGFDRAACVTVTERAPDEAEWLDLELAWRLAAKVSSNCIVLVKNKTAVGIGAGQQNRRDAGRIAAEKAAGRAVGGACASDAFFPFRDGLDAAADAGATCVIQPGGSVRDDEVIAAANEAGMAMVFTGVRHFRH; this is translated from the coding sequence ATGGCGGAACGCCGCCGAGCCCTGCTGTCGACCTATGACAAGACCGGCGTTGTTGATCTGGCGAAGGTGCTGGTGCGAGCGGGTTGGGAGTTGCTCTCGTCCGGGGGCACCGCCGCCGTGCTTGCCGAAGCCGGTATCACGGTGCAACCTCTTGCCGAGCTCACTGGTTTCGGCGAGATGCTGTCGCATCGGGTGGTGACGCTTCATCCTGCGGTTCACGGTGCGCTGCTGGCGGATCGTGATGATCCCACCCACCTGGCCGACCTTGCGGAGCATGGCATTGAGCCCATCGATCTGGTGGTGGTCAACCTGTATCCGTTCGCATCGGACCCGGGCATTGAGCTGATCGACATCGGCGGGCCCACCATGGTGCGGGCCGCGGCCAAGAACCACGCGCATGTCGGGGTGTTGGTCGATCCCTCCGACTACGCGGGGGTGGTGGATGAGGTCGAGCAAACTGGCGAACTCTCGGTCGACACCCGTCGGGCGCTGGCGGTGCGGGCCTTCGAGGTGATCGCCGACTACGACGTTCAGATCGCAGGCTGGATGCGGACCGGGGCTCTGCAACCTGAGGCTTCTGCGTCACCGGCAAACCAGGAGGGCGAGGACGTTACGGACATCAGTGCTCTTCCCGAGCGCTTGACCCTCGCCGCCACCCGGTCCGCCGTGTTGCGCTACGGAGAGAATCCCCACCAGGTCGGCGCCCGGTACCGAACGGGCAACGGTGGGTGCTGGGACGATGCGGTGCAGCATCAGGGTAAGGACCTGTCCTACCTGAACGTCTACGACGCCGACGCCGCCTGGCGCTTGGTCTGGAGCCTCGGCGACGGTCCGGCAGCGGTGGTGATCAAGCACGCCAACCCGTGTGGCGCAGCGGTGGCCGACGATCTGCTGACCGCCTATCGGCGCGCCCACGAGGGCGATCCGGTGTCTGCGTTCGGCGGCATCGTGGCGGTCAATCGAGACCTGACGGGCGAGGTGGCCGAGGCGCTGTCACCCGTGTTCACCGAGGTGGTGGTGGCGCCCGGCTACACCCCCGAGGCCCGGGAGATTCTGGCGAAGAAGAAGAACCTTCGGCTGTTGGAGACCACAGCGCCGACCGAACCGGAGCTCCAGGTGCGGTCCATCTCCGGCGGGCTGTTGGTGCAAACCACCGATCAGGGAGGGTTTGACCGGGCCGCTTGTGTGACCGTGACCGAACGGGCTCCCGATGAGGCCGAATGGCTCGACCTGGAGTTGGCCTGGAGACTGGCGGCAAAGGTCAGCTCCAACTGCATCGTTCTGGTGAAGAACAAGACGGCGGTTGGAATTGGTGCCGGGCAGCAGAACCGCCGGGATGCCGGCCGGATCGCGGCCGAGAAGGCGGCCGGCCGTGCGGTCGGTGGTGCATGTGCCTCCGACGCGTTCTTCCCGTTTCGTGATGGGCTCGATGCCGCCGCTGACGCCGGTGCCACCTGCGTGATCCAGCCGGGCGGCTCGGTGCGGGACGACGAGGTGATCGCAGCGGCCAATGAGGCGGGCATGGCCATGGTGTTCACCGGGGTACGACACTTCCGGCACTGA
- a CDS encoding acyltransferase family protein yields MTTAPVPPDDSPTTSAGDPPMLRHRNCLDGIRGLAVLTVVFFHLELGWMRGGYLGVDVFFVLSGFLISTLLIREWTKHGRIDLKGFWVRRARRLLPAMLVVLAAVAAFAVFLAQPEQLSDIRSQGLASLFYVTNWARAAEKTSYFDTFAAKSPLEHYWSLAIEEQFYVVWPLVVMALFTWRSRAKGTLDRARRYDVPLGLVGLIGAAASATLMAVLYSPDNSSLYFRTDTRVQGLLIGVALAALFDAVGRRLMAAPPAWLVPAGWAAGLAFLVAIVTDVTPAWLYQGGFLLIAVLTAVVILAAMAHPRSSLDRALSVRPLRFFGRISYGLYLWHWPVILALTPERTGLPMPALNVLRFAISVALAVVSLLVLEVPIRERRLPGRVEFASLGGVPGGPHRRAAAAGPGRVREPRGGAGCLGGSPAGHHHRRRADPRRGVRRRPTHNGACPDRRAGGHAKPHRHPGVGRRIGARPSRQLGRPGRRRSCHRVGHAGWNRLRRRHQAVRRLASAVEGARRSGVTRRCDGGNPKLAALRRYQRQDGRLRCGFDRIGVRRRYGSAGDGAWCRAHR; encoded by the coding sequence GTGACGACCGCGCCCGTTCCGCCCGATGATTCCCCCACGACGAGCGCCGGCGACCCGCCCATGCTGCGTCACCGGAACTGCCTGGACGGCATCCGGGGCCTCGCCGTACTCACCGTGGTGTTCTTTCACCTCGAACTTGGGTGGATGCGCGGCGGGTACCTGGGCGTCGATGTGTTTTTTGTGCTGTCCGGGTTCCTGATCAGCACCCTCCTGATCCGCGAATGGACCAAGCACGGGCGGATTGACCTGAAGGGGTTCTGGGTCCGCCGGGCACGGCGACTGTTGCCCGCCATGCTCGTCGTGCTGGCAGCCGTCGCCGCGTTTGCGGTGTTTCTCGCCCAGCCCGAGCAGCTCAGCGATATTCGGAGCCAGGGGCTCGCATCACTGTTCTACGTCACCAACTGGGCTCGAGCCGCAGAGAAGACGAGCTACTTCGACACCTTCGCCGCAAAGAGTCCGCTGGAGCACTACTGGTCACTCGCCATCGAGGAGCAGTTCTACGTCGTCTGGCCTCTGGTGGTCATGGCGCTCTTCACCTGGCGCAGCCGAGCGAAGGGCACCTTGGATCGTGCTCGTCGCTACGACGTGCCGCTCGGGCTCGTTGGGCTGATCGGCGCGGCTGCTTCGGCCACGTTGATGGCCGTGCTGTACTCGCCCGACAACTCCAGCCTGTACTTCCGCACCGACACTCGCGTGCAGGGACTGCTCATTGGAGTGGCGTTGGCAGCGCTCTTCGACGCCGTCGGTCGACGGCTCATGGCCGCCCCACCGGCATGGTTGGTGCCCGCCGGGTGGGCCGCAGGGCTGGCGTTCCTCGTGGCGATCGTCACCGACGTAACCCCCGCGTGGCTCTATCAGGGCGGGTTTCTGCTGATCGCCGTGCTGACCGCCGTCGTCATCCTGGCGGCGATGGCCCACCCACGTTCATCACTGGACCGCGCCTTGTCGGTCCGACCTCTCCGATTCTTCGGCCGCATCTCATATGGCCTGTACCTGTGGCACTGGCCGGTGATCCTGGCGCTCACCCCCGAACGCACAGGCCTTCCCATGCCGGCGCTCAACGTGTTGCGATTCGCCATCTCGGTGGCGTTGGCCGTGGTGAGCCTGCTGGTGCTCGAGGTGCCCATTCGAGAACGGCGGCTGCCGGGCCGGGTCGAGTTCGCGAGCCTCGGGGGGGTGCCGGGAGGTCCCCATCGGAGAGCGGCGGCTGCCGGTCCGGGTCGAGTTCGCGAGCCTCGGGGTGGTGCCGGTTGCCTTGGCGGTAGCCCTGCTGGTCACCACCACAGGCGGCGAGCTGACCCTCGAAGAGGCGTACGCCGCCGACCAACGCACAACGGCGCCTGTCCAGACCGTCGCGCCGGTGGCCACGCCAAACCACACCGACACCCTGGTGTTGGGCGACGAATTGGCGCTCGCCCTTCCCGCCAACTGGGGCGACCCGGACGGCGACGGTCCTGCCACCGGGTCGGTCACGCTGGCTGGAACCGCTTGCGACGACGCCACCAGGCTGTGCGACGACTGGCGTCAGCGGTGGAAGGCGCGCGTCGATCAGGCGTCACCCGACGTTGTGATGGTGGCAATCCGAAACTGGCAGCCCTTCGACGATACCAACGCCAAGATGGACGTCTTCGATGCGGCTTTGACCGAATCGGCGTTCGTCGACGGTATGGATCGGCTGGCGACGGAGCTTGGTGCCGGGCCCACCGCTGA